A region from the Agrobacterium cucumeris genome encodes:
- a CDS encoding transketolase family protein, producing MNAPVTAAKLYDCRDAFAETLEALAAGNDRVVAVCNDSVGSSKLGGFKSKFPERLVNVGIAEQNMVGVGAGLANGGQLPFVCGASCFLTGRALEQIKADLAYSNANVKLIGISSGMAYGELGPTHHSIEDFAWTRVLPNLPVIAPCDRIETAAAVKWAADYAGPCFLRLSRVGVPDLLPEGHVFELGRANLLREGSDLTLIANGTLTHRIVKAAEILASRGVKARVLNMATVRPIDEAAIVAAAKETGAILTTEEHSIFGGLGSAIAEVVVEQAPVPMKRLGVPGVFAHTGSAEWLLDEFGMAPAAIADAAEALIKRK from the coding sequence ATGAACGCGCCCGTAACCGCCGCCAAGCTGTATGACTGCCGCGACGCCTTCGCCGAAACGCTGGAAGCGCTGGCCGCCGGCAATGACAGGGTCGTCGCCGTCTGCAACGATTCGGTCGGCTCCTCGAAGCTCGGCGGCTTCAAGTCGAAATTCCCCGAGCGCCTCGTCAATGTCGGCATTGCCGAGCAGAATATGGTCGGCGTCGGCGCCGGTCTCGCCAATGGCGGCCAATTACCCTTCGTCTGCGGCGCATCCTGCTTCCTCACCGGCCGCGCGCTGGAACAGATCAAGGCTGACCTTGCTTATTCCAACGCCAATGTGAAGCTGATCGGCATCTCCTCGGGCATGGCCTATGGCGAACTCGGCCCGACGCATCATTCCATCGAAGATTTCGCCTGGACCCGCGTTCTGCCGAACCTGCCGGTCATCGCGCCCTGCGACCGCATCGAAACGGCCGCTGCCGTCAAATGGGCGGCGGACTATGCCGGCCCCTGCTTCCTGCGGCTGTCACGCGTCGGCGTGCCGGATCTTCTGCCGGAAGGCCATGTCTTCGAACTCGGCCGCGCCAACCTGCTGCGCGAAGGTTCCGACCTGACTTTGATCGCCAATGGCACGCTGACCCACCGCATCGTCAAGGCTGCCGAAATTCTGGCCAGCCGTGGCGTCAAGGCGCGTGTGCTGAACATGGCGACCGTACGCCCCATCGATGAGGCGGCGATCGTCGCCGCAGCGAAGGAAACCGGCGCGATCCTGACGACTGAAGAACATTCGATCTTCGGCGGCCTTGGTTCGGCCATTGCCGAAGTCGTGGTTGAGCAGGCCCCCGTACCGATGAAACGTCTCGGCGTTCCCGGTGTCTTTGCCCACACCGGTTCGGCCGAATGGCTGCTGGATGAATTCGGCATGGCTCCGGCCGCCATTGCGGATGCGGCCGAAGCGCTGATCAAGAGAAAATAA
- a CDS encoding FGGY family carbohydrate kinase: MRAILSIDQGTTNSKAILVSESGELLARGSSPVGIAYPQPGWVEQDPNRIWASVREAISSCLAAAPSAIDVAAIAISNQRESVTIWDGETGEPLGPVLSWQCRRTAQDCAELIEKGHSERVMALTGLPIDPMFPGAKMRWLLERAPKGRRLRVGTIDSWLIHCFTGGKAHACDASNAARSQVLDLNRQVWSEELCELFGIDINTLPDLRDSSGDFGTTSGVPGIKDGTPILAAIGDSHAALFGHGAFNPGDGKVTFGTGSSVMTTLPHFIAPERGITTTVAWRLGGKPTFAFEGNILVSAASLPWMTEILGLPDVAALVELAATAEPNGPGFVPAFVGLGAPYWDTNARALFSQINFSTTRAQMARAVTDSIAFQVHDVFAAMRAQSPSGFGRLFVDGGPSQNHFLMQCVADMLQHPVIQRDAPEASALGAAYLAGLALGVWSDLDAIAALNSNGNTIAPSASENSQRLSVWRDAIARSTLPVTSGNGE, translated from the coding sequence ATGCGCGCCATTCTGTCCATCGATCAGGGCACCACCAATTCCAAGGCCATACTCGTCTCGGAAAGCGGAGAGTTGCTGGCGCGCGGCTCATCTCCCGTCGGCATCGCCTATCCGCAGCCCGGTTGGGTGGAACAGGATCCGAACCGCATCTGGGCCTCGGTCCGTGAAGCAATCTCCTCCTGCCTCGCTGCCGCCCCCTCTGCGATCGATGTCGCGGCCATCGCCATTTCCAACCAGCGCGAATCCGTCACCATATGGGATGGCGAGACCGGCGAGCCGCTCGGCCCGGTGCTCAGCTGGCAGTGCCGAAGAACGGCGCAAGACTGTGCTGAGTTGATCGAGAAAGGCCATTCCGAGCGCGTCATGGCGCTGACCGGCCTGCCGATCGACCCCATGTTTCCCGGCGCAAAAATGCGCTGGCTGCTGGAGCGTGCCCCGAAGGGCCGCAGGCTCCGTGTCGGCACCATCGATAGCTGGCTCATCCATTGCTTCACGGGCGGTAAAGCCCATGCCTGCGACGCCTCCAACGCCGCCCGCAGCCAGGTGCTCGATCTCAACCGGCAGGTCTGGAGCGAGGAGCTTTGCGAGCTCTTCGGCATCGATATCAACACCCTGCCCGATCTGCGCGACAGCAGCGGCGATTTCGGCACCACATCGGGCGTTCCCGGTATCAAGGACGGCACACCGATCCTCGCCGCCATCGGCGACAGCCACGCAGCCCTCTTCGGTCACGGCGCCTTCAACCCCGGCGATGGCAAGGTCACTTTCGGTACCGGCTCATCTGTGATGACCACCCTTCCGCATTTCATCGCGCCAGAACGCGGCATCACCACCACCGTTGCATGGCGGCTCGGCGGCAAACCAACCTTTGCCTTTGAAGGCAATATTCTCGTTTCGGCAGCCTCCCTGCCCTGGATGACGGAGATTCTCGGCCTGCCGGATGTCGCCGCGCTGGTGGAACTCGCCGCCACTGCCGAGCCAAACGGTCCCGGTTTCGTGCCGGCCTTCGTTGGCCTCGGTGCGCCCTATTGGGATACCAATGCGCGCGCCCTGTTCTCCCAGATCAATTTCAGCACCACGCGTGCCCAGATGGCCCGCGCCGTCACTGACTCGATTGCCTTTCAGGTCCATGACGTCTTCGCCGCCATGCGCGCGCAGTCGCCTTCGGGCTTTGGACGGCTGTTCGTGGATGGCGGGCCGAGCCAGAACCATTTCCTGATGCAATGCGTTGCCGACATGCTGCAACACCCCGTCATCCAGCGTGACGCGCCGGAAGCCTCGGCACTGGGTGCCGCCTATCTCGCCGGCCTCGCCCTCGGTGTCTGGAGCGATCTCGATGCCATCGCGGCGTTGAACAGCAACGGCAACACCATCGCGCCGTCCGCCAGCGAAAACAGCCAGCGGCTCAGCGTCTGGCGCGATGCGATTGCCCGCTCGACCTTGCCTGTAACCTCGGGTAATGGTGAATAA
- a CDS encoding sugar-binding transcriptional regulator, whose amino-acid sequence MGRLNELRMISRVAQMYFSEHKRQAEIAQHLNLSQATVSRMLKRAEAEGIVRTSIIPPPGTYSDLEAQLRERFDLPEAIVVDCSEDRDGAIMARIGEAAAHFLEVTLSQNEIIGVSSWSQTIFKMVENIHPLKGAKARYIVQTLGGMGDPSVQTHATQITTRLARLTEAEPKLLPVPGVATSREAKLLMLADPFVRETIDLFGSITLAIVGVGAVEPSELLARSGNIFSAKELADLAQAGAVGDISLRFFDRQGKPVKTPLDDRVIGLPLENLSNVDRVIALAGGSKKTEAIAGALRTGVIDVLVTDKFTAERLVGKET is encoded by the coding sequence ATGGGCAGGCTAAACGAACTTCGAATGATATCCCGCGTGGCGCAGATGTATTTCAGCGAGCACAAAAGGCAGGCGGAAATTGCGCAGCATCTCAACCTGTCGCAGGCCACCGTCTCGCGCATGTTGAAGCGTGCCGAGGCCGAAGGCATCGTCCGCACCAGCATCATTCCACCGCCCGGTACCTATAGCGATCTGGAAGCGCAGCTGCGCGAACGTTTCGACCTGCCGGAAGCCATCGTTGTCGATTGCAGCGAGGATCGCGACGGCGCGATCATGGCCCGCATCGGCGAGGCAGCGGCGCATTTCCTCGAGGTGACGCTGTCGCAGAACGAGATCATCGGTGTTTCCAGCTGGAGCCAGACGATCTTCAAGATGGTGGAAAACATCCACCCGCTTAAAGGTGCCAAGGCGCGTTATATCGTCCAGACACTGGGCGGCATGGGCGATCCTTCCGTGCAGACGCATGCGACCCAGATCACCACCCGGCTGGCGCGGCTGACGGAGGCCGAACCGAAACTGCTGCCGGTGCCGGGCGTCGCCACCTCGCGCGAAGCCAAGCTCTTGATGCTCGCCGATCCCTTCGTGCGCGAAACCATCGATCTCTTCGGGTCGATCACGCTCGCCATCGTCGGCGTCGGCGCGGTCGAACCATCGGAGCTTCTCGCCCGTTCCGGCAACATTTTTTCCGCCAAGGAACTGGCCGATCTCGCCCAGGCGGGTGCGGTGGGCGACATCTCGCTGCGCTTCTTCGACAGGCAAGGCAAGCCGGTGAAGACGCCGCTCGACGACCGGGTCATCGGCCTGCCGCTGGAAAACCTCTCCAATGTTGACCGCGTCATTGCACTCGCAGGCGGCTCGAAAAAGACCGAGGCGATTGCCGGCGCACTCAGAACCGGTGTGATCGACGTGCTCGTCACCGATAAATTCACCGCCGAACGACTGGTCGGCAAGGAAACATAG
- a CDS encoding SDR family oxidoreductase — protein MRRFEGQSVFVTGGNKGIGYGIARRFAEEGAKVAIASVDRDTHDAARKLADETGAVTHGVILDVRDAAAVRDAYGAAEEAIGPLSISVQNAGVITISKIEELTQEQWDFNLDVNTKGAFLCCQEAIRRFRESGTKGRLVNTASGQARQGFIYTPHYAASKFGVIGLTQSLAKELAPEGITVNAICPGIIHTEMWDYNDRVWGQMLGDYKPGELMAEWVRNIPMRRAGTPAEVAALVAFLASEDAAYITGQTINVDGGLIMS, from the coding sequence ATGAGGCGCTTTGAAGGTCAATCCGTATTCGTGACCGGAGGCAATAAGGGCATCGGATACGGCATCGCCCGCCGTTTTGCCGAGGAAGGCGCGAAAGTCGCCATCGCCTCTGTCGACAGGGACACCCATGACGCCGCCAGAAAACTGGCGGACGAAACTGGCGCGGTCACCCATGGCGTCATCCTTGATGTGCGCGACGCGGCAGCCGTGCGCGACGCCTATGGTGCCGCCGAAGAAGCGATCGGCCCGCTGTCCATCTCCGTCCAGAACGCCGGCGTCATCACCATTTCCAAGATCGAGGAACTGACGCAGGAACAGTGGGATTTCAATCTCGACGTCAACACCAAGGGCGCGTTCCTCTGCTGCCAGGAGGCGATCCGCCGCTTCCGCGAAAGCGGCACCAAAGGCCGCCTCGTCAACACCGCTTCCGGCCAGGCGCGTCAGGGCTTCATCTACACCCCGCATTACGCCGCCTCGAAATTCGGCGTTATCGGCCTGACCCAAAGCCTTGCCAAGGAACTGGCGCCTGAGGGCATCACCGTCAACGCCATTTGCCCGGGCATCATCCATACCGAAATGTGGGACTATAACGACCGCGTCTGGGGCCAGATGCTGGGCGATTACAAGCCGGGCGAACTAATGGCCGAATGGGTACGCAACATCCCCATGCGCCGCGCTGGAACGCCCGCGGAAGTGGCCGCACTGGTGGCGTTTCTGGCCTCCGAGGATGCGGCATACATCACCGGCCAGACGATCAATGTCGACGGTGGGTTGATCATGTCTTGA
- a CDS encoding ABC transporter permease, producing MNFEAIKAIYLFEMARTRRTLLQSVVSPVISTSLYFIVFGTAIGSRIQEVGGVSYGAFITPGLIMLTLLTQCISNGSFGIYFPKFTGTVYEILSAPVSMTEIVAGYVGAAATKGLMIGTIILITATFFVDIHIAHPFMMVLFFVLTAVSFSLFGFIIGIWATNFEQLNLIPMLVVPPLTFLGGSFYSIDMLPPFWQTVSHFNPVLYLISGFRWSFYEIADVNPVISLAMITLFLGLCLGVVAWMFKTGYRLRN from the coding sequence ATGAATTTCGAAGCCATCAAGGCCATCTATCTTTTCGAAATGGCGCGCACGCGGCGCACCCTGTTGCAGAGCGTGGTGTCTCCGGTCATTTCCACCTCGCTCTATTTCATCGTGTTTGGAACCGCGATCGGCTCGCGGATTCAGGAAGTTGGCGGCGTTTCCTATGGCGCTTTCATAACGCCCGGCCTGATCATGCTGACGCTTCTGACCCAATGTATCAGCAACGGCTCCTTCGGCATCTATTTCCCGAAATTCACCGGCACGGTCTATGAAATATTGTCCGCGCCCGTCTCGATGACGGAAATCGTCGCCGGTTATGTCGGGGCGGCGGCGACCAAGGGGCTGATGATCGGCACGATCATTCTGATCACGGCCACGTTCTTCGTGGATATCCACATTGCCCACCCGTTCATGATGGTGCTGTTCTTTGTGCTGACGGCTGTCAGTTTCAGCCTGTTCGGTTTCATCATCGGCATCTGGGCGACGAATTTCGAGCAGCTGAACCTCATTCCCATGCTGGTGGTGCCGCCATTGACCTTCCTCGGTGGCAGCTTCTATTCCATCGACATGCTGCCGCCCTTCTGGCAGACGGTGAGCCACTTCAATCCGGTGCTTTATCTCATCAGCGGTTTCCGCTGGAGCTTTTACGAGATCGCCGACGTCAATCCCGTCATCAGCCTTGCGATGATCACGTTGTTCCTGGGGCTCTGCCTTGGCGTTGTCGCCTGGATGTTCAAGACGGGGTATCGGCTGCGTAACTGA
- a CDS encoding ABC transporter ATP-binding protein → MNAIVSIRNLTKSYANGFQALKGVSLDIREGEILALLGPNGAGKTTLISIVCGLVNPGEGSVFVGGHDVVKDFRQTRALIGLVPQELTTDQFETVWNTVSFSRGLHGQKKNPELIERILKSLSLWSKKDNMLRELSGGMKRRVLIAKALAHEPKVLFLDEPTAGVDVTLRRDMWNVVSELRAKGVTIILTTHYIEEAEEIADRVGVINGGELLLVEEKTALMKKLGRKQLFLELAQPVEQLPESLAPFGLTLSDDRCTITYEIEDNGEQGRMADLLGALSAANIHFKDISTRQSSLEDIFVSLVGDQK, encoded by the coding sequence ATGAATGCCATTGTTTCGATACGGAATCTGACCAAATCCTACGCAAATGGCTTTCAGGCGCTCAAAGGCGTTAGCCTTGATATCAGAGAGGGAGAAATCCTCGCTCTTCTGGGTCCGAACGGTGCCGGCAAGACGACGTTGATCTCCATCGTTTGTGGTCTCGTCAATCCGGGTGAAGGTTCCGTTTTTGTCGGCGGGCATGATGTGGTGAAGGATTTTCGCCAGACCCGCGCCCTGATCGGTCTCGTGCCGCAGGAGCTGACGACCGACCAGTTCGAGACGGTGTGGAACACCGTCAGCTTTTCGCGCGGCCTGCACGGGCAGAAGAAGAACCCGGAACTGATCGAGCGCATCCTCAAATCCCTGTCGCTGTGGAGCAAGAAGGACAACATGCTGCGGGAGCTTTCCGGCGGCATGAAACGGCGTGTGCTGATTGCCAAGGCGCTGGCGCATGAGCCAAAAGTGCTGTTCCTCGACGAGCCGACCGCCGGTGTGGATGTGACCCTGCGCCGTGACATGTGGAATGTCGTCTCCGAGCTGCGCGCCAAGGGCGTCACCATCATCCTCACGACGCACTACATCGAAGAGGCGGAAGAGATCGCCGACCGCGTGGGCGTCATCAATGGCGGCGAGTTGCTGCTGGTCGAGGAAAAAACGGCGCTGATGAAGAAACTCGGCCGCAAGCAGCTTTTCCTTGAACTCGCGCAGCCGGTGGAGCAGTTGCCGGAAAGCCTTGCGCCCTTCGGGCTTACGCTTTCAGACGATCGCTGCACCATCACCTATGAAATAGAGGATAATGGCGAGCAGGGGCGCATGGCCGATCTTCTGGGTGCCCTTTCCGCCGCCAACATCCACTTCAAGGATATTTCCACGCGACAGAGTTCGCTGGAGGATATTTTCGTTTCGCTGGTGGGAGACCAGAAATGA
- a CDS encoding sulfite exporter TauE/SafE family protein has translation MPPVSEVMVFAAALAAAGVIAGLLAGLFGIGGGAVLVPVFYHVFGLLDVPEAVRMHLSLGTSLAIIVPTSIRSFLTHRQKGAVDIDLLKGWIVAVPLGTILASVVAAHASSVALRLIFAFIALALAFRMVFNRASWHLGSDLPQSPVRFLVGTGIGLLSGLMGVGGGVMNNTFMTLYGRTIHQAVATSSGVGVLISLPGLLGYIWAGWGDAGLPPFSTGFINWIAVALLIPITLVVAPYGARLAHALSKKQLERAFGVFLVFVAAQFFYSVYG, from the coding sequence ATGCCGCCTGTTTCAGAGGTAATGGTCTTCGCTGCGGCGCTTGCGGCGGCCGGCGTCATCGCCGGCCTTCTCGCAGGGCTGTTCGGCATTGGCGGCGGCGCGGTTCTGGTGCCGGTTTTCTACCATGTCTTCGGGCTTCTGGATGTGCCTGAGGCAGTGCGCATGCATCTTTCACTCGGCACCTCGCTTGCCATCATCGTGCCGACCTCCATCCGCTCGTTTCTGACCCATCGCCAGAAGGGCGCAGTCGATATTGATCTGCTGAAGGGCTGGATCGTCGCCGTGCCGCTTGGCACCATCCTCGCATCCGTCGTGGCCGCCCATGCCTCCAGTGTTGCGCTGCGGCTGATCTTCGCCTTCATCGCGCTGGCGCTCGCCTTCCGGATGGTCTTCAACCGGGCGAGCTGGCATCTCGGTTCCGATCTGCCGCAAAGCCCGGTCCGGTTTCTGGTGGGCACCGGCATCGGCCTTCTCTCCGGCCTGATGGGCGTGGGCGGCGGGGTGATGAACAATACTTTCATGACGCTTTACGGGCGCACCATCCATCAGGCGGTTGCCACGTCCTCCGGCGTCGGTGTGCTGATTTCGCTGCCGGGGCTGCTGGGTTACATCTGGGCCGGCTGGGGTGATGCGGGCCTGCCGCCATTTTCAACCGGCTTCATCAACTGGATCGCCGTGGCGCTCTTGATCCCCATTACGCTCGTGGTCGCGCCCTATGGCGCGCGGCTGGCGCATGCGCTCAGCAAAAAGCAGCTGGAGCGGGCCTTCGGGGTGTTTCTGGTCTTCGTCGCGGCGCAGTTTTTCTACAGCGTTTACGGCTGA